Genomic DNA from Niabella ginsenosidivorans:
CAGTTCCCCGGACCCAATGAAAGGCGAATGGGTATTTAAAGGCAAAGTAGCTGATCCGTCTGACAAATGGGCCATTGACGGGGATGTGATCGAATATAAGGGACAGCTATACATGATCTGGTCGGGCTGGCACGGTGATGTAAACGGGCAACAGAATATTTACATTGCTAAAATGAGCAATCCCTGGACAATAGAAGGAGAGCGGGTGCTGTTGTCTGAACCGGAATATGACTGGGAGCGGCATGGCTATTTAAAAGGAGAAACCCCGGAACAGGTTAATGTAAATGAAGGCCCGCAGTTCCTGGTACATAAAAACCATCTCTACATTGTTTACTCTGCCAGTGGTTGCTGGACGGATTTTTATACATTGGGCATGCTCTCCGCAAAAAATGACAGGGATCTTTTAAACCGGTCTAACTGGGTAAAAAGTAAAGAACCGGTTTTTAAAGCGGCTCCGGAGAATGGTGTTTATGCGCCGGGCCATAACTCCTTTTTTAAGTCGCCGGATGGGAAAGAGGACTGGATCTTATATCATGCCAATTCAGCGCCTGGTCAGGGTTGCGGAGGGCACCGGTCGCCGCGGGCGCAACAGTTTACCTGGGACAAGGCCGGGCGTCCTTATTTTGGAAAACCATTGCCGGCTGGCCTCCCGTTAGCTGAACCAGCAATGAAAAAACAGGAGTACAGGCCATAGAAATTCCTGGCAGCAGTTGCAGGCGGCTTATAGAAAATGGTTTTGTAAAGAGCTGATTTTATTGTATTATTGACATTTATAACGCTTGCCCGGGAACTATGGCAACAGCAAAAACGAGCGGCCATCTTTAATAAAAAACATAAAAAAATAGAACAATGAGTCATTCATTAAAATTTTTTGCGGTAGCTGCGCTGGCGCTTGGCATAGCGGCCTGCAATGATAATAGTGCAGAAAAAAAAGAAAGCGCTGCAACAGACAGCACGGCTGTAAAGACCGATGACACGCCGGAGTCTCTGGACAGTGCGAAATTTGTGGCTATGATTGATGGTAAAAAAACGGCATTGT
This window encodes:
- a CDS encoding glycoside hydrolase family 43 protein — encoded protein: MNRFILWAAIVLSISFQLNAQQVQKTFTNPLLASGADPYSFYKDGYYYYTNTMGTKLVLWKTRSLADLKHAEQKTVWTPPASTNYSKELWAPEILFLRGKWYMYFAADDGNNQNHRMYVIENSSPDPMKGEWVFKGKVADPSDKWAIDGDVIEYKGQLYMIWSGWHGDVNGQQNIYIAKMSNPWTIEGERVLLSEPEYDWERHGYLKGETPEQVNVNEGPQFLVHKNHLYIVYSASGCWTDFYTLGMLSAKNDRDLLNRSNWVKSKEPVFKAAPENGVYAPGHNSFFKSPDGKEDWILYHANSAPGQGCGGHRSPRAQQFTWDKAGRPYFGKPLPAGLPLAEPAMKKQEYRP